In the genome of Stomoxys calcitrans chromosome 4, idStoCalc2.1, whole genome shotgun sequence, the window AGCTTTGGTCCAAATTATCAATTTACTCTGCATCACCCTGCAACATTAGCAAACATTCAGTTTTGTTAGAAAATTGCCGGGAAATGTCAAACATTAGTGCAAATATCAgaataaatgaaagaaaattgaaaaattaaacaatagtTCGAAGTTTAATGTTATGATAATTGTATCAGAAAAAGCATAAGCATGAACAATGTTTGTGAGTGACAGTGCACTAGTGAGTATGGCCATGCAACATTGCAGCATGCAATGGTAGAGCCAAGTGTTTGTAAGCATGTGCAGACGTATACAATGCATCGGGAACTTCACAGGTTAGTGTGATTTTTCAGTTTTAATCTTTAAAGACAAATGCCAGGACTTTGAGAAACCACGTGTTACATAGCCAGTCCTTATTGCAAGTCAAGATTATTAATTCTGGGCAATTGAATAAAATATACTTACCTGGCCAGACcagaaaaagattttttcggCGGTAGTTTcctcctcctaatactggcaatatttgtgagcttctatgccatgtaaaacttctctccaaagaggtgtcgcactgcggcacggcgttcgaGCTCGACAAtcgaaaggaggccccttatcatcattgatatgtgcgaactttgcccctcttccttagtggagtgttcatgggcaaaatttccaatatgTACCTATGTATGTTCTATATGCTCTTTTGATGAAACTTCTACGCACTATAAGAAATATATCTAATGAATGTAATAAAGTCTCAAAAGTTtcacaatatttgaaaaaaaagggtATGTGGTCCGACGTCATTAAAATATGAACTTGGTCATTAACAGTTTTGCGCACTGCTATGAAGTACGGTGGTTTTAACCGGCAGGGGATGGCTATAAGCAtcacaagctggaactttgagttcGCTGTGTGCTGTTATTGTAAGCATAGGTTGGTAGTCCTGGCGTGGTCCATCGTATATAGTAAAGACCTCTGGTAATATTTGTTCTGCTGACGTAACAATAATTTTCTTGCTACTTGcacttgaaaattttgcaacaagGCTTGGGGAGACGTATTACCTGTGGTGTCATAAGCTACAGGCAAGAAAAGGATCATTCGTCTGTAGTTTTCCCCCACTCGGTCTTAATAGCGGGATCACTTTGACCATATTCCATAAACAGGTTACAAACTCAGGTACTTGACTGCCAGTTTAACCatgttcttcaacatcagcataGAGATTTTGTCAGTGCCCAGCGCGTTGGCTGAGTTGGCGATGGGGATAAAGTTCTCTCATCTCCTGGGAGACAACAAATGCTTTGAATGCTCACAAAGTAACGCAATTGAGATATCTGGTTAATAGATGCAATTCAGGTTCATATTTCAAAATGTGAAGCCATCACTGTGTCCTGCTAAAGGCATGCCTTTCTGGTCGTTATATGGAAAATGGCGCAATAACTCCTAAAGATCAAAGGCTCCTTGTACCGGACCTATTTCAGCTGCACACCAGGTAATAAATGTCAGGATTATAACTCAGGAACCGTAGTTGCCAGCAGTTTCCCTTGTAGACTCTTGGAGATTGAGATCTTTGACATATGGACAAAGCACGATGTgaaatgagagagagagagatgaaagaaagagagagggagagagtaaAACAAAATGCACACGCACTCATTATACAATAGAAAAACGGATTGTCTCATCGATTTAGTTCCGGCTCATCAGTCACTTTAGGTCCTTACAATCCAATCCATGAAAAGAGGGTTAAATGTCTGTAGACAGCTTAGAGAAGAAACGAGGTGTTCGCTCATAATGCTACGCTTTCTCCACACCAACGCGAACATTGGCACAGCAGATTCCTGACCGTTTTCAACTACTGCTCATCTCTAGGAAAATCGGCGTACTCGTCCCCAAGAACCTCGGGACTTTACCACTCTGCAGCACGCAAAGCCAGCCCATGCCTGGTCGGCGCTTTCGCAGTAGTAGGCATCCATCATCACAGAGAGCACAGGAAGGGTTGCTCACCATCGCTGTAGCTCTCGTAGAAAAAATCCTTGATCCAAACCTGGAGAGTGCGTCAACCCATAACCCCTTGGTGGCCCGGGACACAGCAAAATCTGACAGCATGTACTAAACGACAAGACGCTCTTTGCAGCGTCGGACAAGCATCGAATTCCGAATTCCGGGTCATGTAAGGTCGCCCGACTGCCGCCTGACTGTCCATGTTTTTTGTGACTGTCTGACCGTGACCTTAGGGCCCACTAGGTCGCCGTCGTCCATCGTTCTCTTGTAGCGcagaacctcacgctctagaccGTGAAGATCTGACCTTAAAGTTTCTGGGCGGTGGTTACCTGTGTACAAGaatatgatttggatggtccctaCGATAACAGCCGCATGTCATCAATGTGTGGCCTGCTGCCATAattgtacaatcgtccgcatatgatatgatctctatgccgtctggaagtGGTGGAATATAGGATAGGTAGAGCTAAAACAGTTCCGGAGATATCACcacgccttggggaactccctgtttcactcgaCTACTGTTTCGAATTCTCATCCCTTAATTCCACAAATAACTGGCGAACACACAGATAATTTGCgagccagcgtttcaggcctggctggatgGACGTGTCGGCGACATCCTCAaatgggctgattgaagccatcgCAAATTTGGACGGTGATAGCCTGCAAAGCAGTcatcgaaatccatgctgatgcacggcgaatggaaattctccaacgaggtgcgggaggagtagtccctcaagcgctTTGGGTACAGGTGATTGAAGGGAGATCGGACTGTACGGACTCACCGCACTTCCCCattctcgggtcctttccagcgAAATatctctgcccatcttccagacatcgagtACTATAAGactgttcaaagacaggttgagaacTGTTGTAAGGTACTATACTCCAGGTAGATTAAGactcttcagcatcagtgtagtgATTCCGTCAGTACCCAACGCCTAtgatgacttggcgccacggatgatatTTGTAACTTCGTTcactgtaaattgtgatggctgtccatcgactCGGAGACGACGAATTGCACACCTCCTGCTAACGCATATCTTCGGCTCAGTCACAATAACGTCACCAAAAGTGCCTGAGGTCGTGGCATtccttcatttcatttcatttcatttattaaccaaatatgtaatataaagccaataaggcccataaaataattacatacaaacatttcAGTAACCTGAGTATAACagataattaaattcatttcttAACATAATGAGGTACTTTATTATATTTACCTAATATTTGGCTCCCCAgccattaaaaataaagaatataaaaGAAATCCAAATGGAAGAGAGCGATAAATAGAAAGTGGTCCAACAAAGTGCACAAGAATTAAAAATAGCGcagctatttttaaaaatagtgcAGCTTTGAAAATCCGATGTAAGAATAGAACAAGGAGAAAAAATTAACCATCAGCAAAAgagttataaaaatcaaaaagttttAAACGGAAAACGTTGTTGGAATGGGAAAAGATGCGTAATTCATGAGGCAGTCGGTTCCAGCATCTTGCTACTCTAACAGCATATGATCTCGCATATATGTTTCTTCTAATTCTAGGAATAAATAATTGCGGGTTTCTAGTAGACCGAGAGAATACAAAAATCCTCCTTAGAGGAACAGGTcttccggggttcgagagttaCTTAACcgtagaccacagcttgtctaaatcggtacctaagttacattgctccaagtgttccagtcccaaatttcacctatGTTCGTCGATTACCCTGATACCAGATTGATTTCTctaattctggggttagtggggtcctttcaacgaatcccatcacgctcgtctgctaATACCACTGCCTGTGCCAGGAAAATTCGAACTTGGTGTATTCGACGGGCTGGTATAAAACGAGAGGCTgctttaatgatgtctcggaatttcctctcggcaactagcacattcgaAGCGAatcaatcggccttcttctgattgataaacgtccggcgctcagaggttatggaATCGAGTGGTCGGTTGATAGTGAAATGAAGACTTGCCTGGATACGCCACTCAGGAGATCCATTGTatacaatggaaatgtctggcgagctgctgtaATTTCTCGTAATTCTAATGGGGGCAACCTCATTcatcgtgcaaaacgtggagccttcaatctgctcttacctaggggagaatgcttTTTCGACATTTTCATGATTATTTTCACCAGGATAGTAAACATTTCCTGCTATTCGACAAAATTTAATGAGAGGATCCAGGTTTTGCACTTtgcatttttcttaaaaatttattgttaCAAAAATTCCTCCATAAACGCCTTTCTTTTCCCACTTTAGAGaccgaaaattttgcatgggccTACGTCTTTAATGGAGTCAGATTTCATTCCTGTAATGTGCAATTTTAAATTCTTTTGAAAGTTTAACTTTTAAATGTTTGCACCTATTTTTTTGTGAAACTTTATAGGATGGTATAAAATCACTAAAAAGTGTTTCCAGGACAGAATCCTTTTTTCATCGGCTTTCCTTTCGATTTAGCAAGATCTTGCAATGACCCCTTTCGAATATATTTCGCATCAATGCATCAAGTGTCTTAAGTACCTCAAGTATCTTAGATCCTCATTAAAACTTTCGAGAGATCCATTGAGCTTTTCCCGTTTCTCGATTAAGttttaattttccaaatttatttTAGTCAGTATTTTTTATCAGTTTGTCATAGTCCGTCCAGCTCGCCTAATCAACGAAAATATCTTTTATACagcaaatatagaaaaaaattttgaggttATTTAtgttttacgaaatttttttaatattgttctttttataattttacaaaaaactaTAAGTAAAACTATTACAGTAATAAAATCGTATGGGGTAGAGTAAAAAACAAATCACAAATACAGTATTTCAAGTCCTTAAAATTAAACGTCCCTGAATAGTTACTACACTGACAAAAAACGGGCATAACACATCAAATTAGTGTACCAATAACTTAAAATACATTGTACAGCATAATTTTACATCATATTTACAGAGCATTTACATATGTATGCTTTGGAACATGCACACATAGAAATAAGTAGTTAACTAACGAATTTAATACCGattatttttctttacttttttacaaaaatggCAAGTGGGCGTTTTTCATCAATGTTGCATTTTATTGACTGCAAATATAGTTATGGTACTACCAACCCTTCGGCGATCATAAAAAGGTTCGGGTACTCCAGTGCGAACACCAATGGCTGTTAAGGCAGCAAAGCCACTGCCTTCTGGTGAAACGTTGAGAACATGACCAGCTTTAGATAGATAATCACGAATATCGATAGGTACTTCGGCTTCAGCATCAACTCTCATAGGTACGAGTTGGTGATGTAAACGCCAATCATTGACAGACTCTTCTAGGCGTTCGTTGAATATTAGATATTTGATTATAGtctaaagcaacaacaaaagtaaaaataaataagaagaaaaaaattgccaacCGTCAATAGATACTACCTGGGCTACCGAAGTAGTGATTTTAGTGCCTCCTGCAGCGCCAACCAACATACGCACATTACCATCATTATCCAAAATAATTGCTGGACACATTGAAGACATGGGACGTTTGCCAGGTCTTATGTAATTAGCTGGAGATGCGGGAACTCCAAAAGAGTTTACTAAACCGGGTGTTGAAAAATCATCCATTTCATCATTCAATATAATGCCAGTACGTCTAGAGCGTACTTTTGAGCCAAAGTAGTTGTTTACAGTGCTGGTGACTGTAATGGCATCGCCATTGGCAGCCAGTACTGCCATGTTAGCCGTACCATGGTCTTCTTCAATTGTGAAATTGGCGCCATAATAGGATAAATCTTCAAAAGTTTTATTATCGAAAATAAGATGGCGGGTTTCTGCGGCGAATTCATCGCTAGTTAGTTTCTCAAAAGTTTCCTTAATGATATCATACATCTCCGGGTCATTTTCCATATCACCCAAGTTTGTACGACGACCATAGGCATGTTTATAAGTTTCCATAACACGTTGCCAGTACACAGGACGATCTGTGGTATACAATTCACTCATTACATTTAAAATGTAAGCCAGCAATACACCGCTGGAGGGCAGAGGTGTGGTATACAAAGTATAGCCTCCGGTGACGTTAGCTACCACGTGGTTGGTATCCTCCCATTTAACCCTGTTGaggaaaacattttataaaaagaCTATATAATGCTTTAAGATTATTTTAATTACTTGTAATTCTTTAAATCCTGTTCCGTTATTAGGCCTCCCATTGCCTGTATATCCTCAGCAAACATTTTGCCTGTCTCACCACCATCGTACATTTCTCCAACTCCATTTTGAGCAATTCTTTCCAAAGTATCACCCAAGGCCAAACGTTTCATGTATTCACCTTCTTGGTAGAGGCTGCCATCTTCCTTGACAAATATTTCTGCCATAGATGGTTCATTTCTTATTTGCTCCTCTTTAGAACGTAATGCTGATGCCAAGTACTTGGATACCCAGTGACCTTCACGGCAAAGTTTAATAGTAGGCTCAAAAAGTACGGCCCATGGCAAACGGCCATAGCGTTGATGCATTTCCCAATAACCAAGAATTTCTCCTGGGACCGCTCCGGCTTTCGCACCTTCAagtaaaaaaggtaaaaaaaatcaataatttttttggctTATATAAAATAGTTCGCAATTTTTGATgatattataaaaatattgataaaattgTAATCCTTTGGACCTAACACCAATtaaatatgcttttttttatatatggacTGAAGTCTCCGATTTTTATAGCCATCATCGTTTGTAAGAACTTGTTATTCCTAACATCTTCTTGATTTTCCGAACACAAAGTCGAAGAGTCTAGTTACCTCGTACTGAGACATACTTGAGTTAGGATTTGCAGGTTACATCGAGAAAGTCCAGATTTATAGCGGCGCTTTGGAAACCTCTGAATAGACATTAGACTCATGGATACGAAATACTCGGTCGTTAGAGGAACTACTTGTTTTTGACATGAAGACACTAGGTACATTGACAGCGGTCCGAGCAATGTGCTAAAAGCTATATGAGGGCACGCATGCGGATCCCACATAGTTTTtactgtaggttaggttaggtttatgtgcTAGTCTGCTatcacatagacgttttcgtccattttgataacacagaaacagaagaaggaaggtgccttctagttcctacagttgaaccatccaggtcgctttaaaaagcacaaatgttcacatcgactaaatcagacaagttctcaaagaacttGTTTGATTCAGAAGAacaaat includes:
- the LOC106086220 gene encoding glutathione hydrolase 1 proenzyme, encoding MKIVINKTVVIWASIIALAILALTLGLVFGLKSDNEPTITGAVVSNGRGCAEIGGKMLTDGGTAVDAAIATLLCEGVILTHSMGIGGGFVATIYTKSKRKIETLIARESAPAAAFKDMFVNQTSVTGAKAGAVPGEILGYWEMHQRYGRLPWAVLFEPTIKLCREGHWVSKYLASALRSKEEQIRNEPSMAEIFVKEDGSLYQEGEYMKRLALGDTLERIAQNGVGEMYDGGETGKMFAEDIQAMGGLITEQDLKNYKVKWEDTNHVVANVTGGYTLYTTPLPSSGVLLAYILNVMSELYTTDRPVYWQRVMETYKHAYGRRTNLGDMENDPEMYDIIKETFEKLTSDEFAAETRHLIFDNKTFEDLSYYGANFTIEEDHGTANMAVLAANGDAITVTSTVNNYFGSKVRSRRTGIILNDEMDDFSTPGLVNSFGVPASPANYIRPGKRPMSSMCPAIILDNDGNVRMLVGAAGGTKITTSVAQTIIKYLIFNERLEESVNDWRLHHQLVPMRVDAEAEVPIDIRDYLSKAGHVLNVSPEGSGFAALTAIGVRTGVPEPFYDRRRVGSTITIFAVNKMQH